Proteins from one Pseudoliparis swirei isolate HS2019 ecotype Mariana Trench chromosome 22, NWPU_hadal_v1, whole genome shotgun sequence genomic window:
- the LOC130212777 gene encoding neuronal acetylcholine receptor subunit alpha-7-like isoform X5, with the protein MNHMCQALALWLLILPALIRVSVQGPHQRFLLTELLRDYNPMERPVANDSQSLTVQFSFTLMQVMDVDEKNQILTTNAWLQMQWYDHYLQWNQSEYPGVKSLRFTTDQVWTPDILLYNSAHDKFDASFKTNVLVNSSGFCEYLPPGIFVSTCNVDVRWFPFDIQRCELKFGSWTFDGWLLDLQMKEADVSGYMTNGEWDLVEVPGGRHEVFYDCCPEPYPDVTFVVTLRRRTLFYALNLLMPCVLLSSMTLVVFLLPANSGEKISLGQYFVSTMVIVGMSVVATVLVLQCHHQNPNRGHMPRLVNLVLLQWVPWFLRMKRPGEGGEPPLYSCQVDSQNKTLSSPTTTPMPSILPQTLNSLQASLAQVNHPLSHPPPHRPNSQTVILPNPIHRDPSPNPHPQPNGHLLYMGFQTFQTTAELEPVHRSRASSHGRFSNGLDGGEGEGAKAAAAGGEGPARDTTIHHHIQSSKFGSPPRETPLSPDHDPLTATSGPCGLEAGVGAGTSAALHTHSGVIRSVAVDNQLQALLMEVQFLVEHVKEQDRQLSVSEQWQFAAAVIDRLCLVGFSVFNIICTIAILMAAPNFGEALSKDFL; encoded by the exons ATGAATCA TATGTGTCAGGCTCTGGCTCTCTGGCTGTTGATACTCCCTGCTCTGATCCGGG TGTCAGTCCAGGGGCCTCACCAGCGGTTTCTGCTCACGGAGCTGCTGAGGGACTACAACCCCATGGAGAGGCCTGTGGCCAACGACTCCCAGAGTCTCACTGTCCAGTTCTCCTTTACTCTGATGCAGGTCATGGATGTG GATGAAAAGAACCAGATCCTCACCACGAATGCCTGGCTGCAGATG CAGTGGTATGACCACTACCTCCAGTGGAACCAGTCGGAGTACCCTGGAGTTAAGAGCCTGCGATTCACTACTGACCAGGTCTGGACACCTGACATATTACTTTACAACAG TGCTCATGATAAGTTTGATGCTAGCTTTAAGACCAACGTGCTGGTTAACTCCAGTGGCTTCTGTGAGTATCTGCCTCCAG GAATATTTGTCAGCACATGTAACGTGGATGTGCGGTGGTTTCCATTTGACATCCAGCGCTGTGAACTGAAGTTTGGCTCCTGGACGTTTGACGGCTGGCTGCTCGACCTCCAGATGAAGGAGGCAGATGTGTCAGGATACATGACCAATGGAGAGTGGGACCTAGTGG AGGTCCCTGGAGGTCGTCACGAAGTGTTCtatgactgctgtccagagccCTACCCCGATGTCACCTTTGTGGTGACCTTACGAAGGAGGACATTGTTTTACGCTCTCAATCTCCTCATGCCCTGTGTGCTTCTCTCCTCCATGACTCTGGTGGTTTTCCTGCTCCCCGCCAATTCGGGGGAAAAGATCAGCCTAG gtcagtacTTTGTGAGCACCATGGTGATTGTCGGGATGTCAGTCGTGGCCACAGTCCTCGTCCTTCAGTGCCATCACCAAAACCCCAACAGAGGACACATGCCACGTTTG GTGAACTTGGTTCTGCTGCAGTGGGTTCCTTGGTTTCTGCGGATGAAGCGtccaggagagggaggggagccgCCTCTTTACAGCTGCCAAGTCGACTCTCAGAACAAGACCCtgtcctcccccaccaccacgcCCATGCCCTCCATCCTCCCCCAGACTCTCAACTCCCTGCAGGCCAGCCTGGCTCAGGTCAACCACCCTCTGTCACACCCACCGCCCCACCGGCCCAACTCTCAAACTGTTATCCTCCCTAATCCCATCCACAGAGATCCCAGCCCCAATCCACACCCACAGCCCAACGGCCATCTGCTTTACATGGGCTTCCAAACCTTCCAGACCACTGCAGAGCTGGAGCCAGTTCACAGGAGCAGAGCCTCAAGTCATGGGAGGTTCAGCAATGGACtggatggaggagaaggagagggagctaaggcagcagcagcaggaggagaaggaccagCTCGAGATACAACTATCCATCACCACATCCAATCTTCCAAGTTTGGGAGCCCCCCACGTGAAACTCCGCTGTCCCCGGACCATGATCCCTTAACCGCAACCTCTGGACCCTGTGGCCTAGAGGCTGGGGTCGGAGCAGGGACATCAGCTGCTCTACATACCCACAGCGGTGTGATCCGGTCTGTGGCAGTGGACAACCAGCTGCAGGCTCTTCTGATGGAGGTGCAGTTTTTAGTGGAGCACGTGAAGGAGCAGGACCGGCAGCTCAGCGTGTCAGAGCAGTGGCAGTTTGCTGCGGCTGTCATCGACCGCCTGTGCCTCGTGGGATTCAGTGTTTTCAACATCATCTGTACCATCGCTATTCTCATGGCTGCACCCAACTTTGGAGAGGCTCTGTCCAAAGATTTCCTCTGA
- the LOC130212777 gene encoding neuronal acetylcholine receptor subunit alpha-7-like isoform X3, translated as MCQALALWLLILPALIRVSVQGPHQRFLLTELLRDYNPMERPVANDSQSLTVQFSFTLMQVMDVDEKNQILTTNAWLQMQWYDHYLQWNQSEYPGVKSLRFTTDQVWTPDILLYNSAHDKFDASFKTNVLVNSSGFCEYLPPGIFVSTCNVDVRWFPFDIQRCELKFGSWTFDGWLLDLQMKEADVSGYMTNGEWDLVEVPGGRHEVFYDCCPEPYPDVTFVVTLRRRTLFYALNLLMPCVLLSSMTLVVFLLPANSGEKISLGITVLLSLTVFMLMVAEIMPATSDSVPLIGQYFVSTMVIVGMSVVATVLVLQCHHQNPNRGHMPRLVNLVLLQWVPWFLRMKRPGEGGEPPLYSCQVDSQNKTLSSPTTTPMPSILPQTLNSLQASLAQVNHPLSHPPPHRPNSQTVILPNPIHRDPSPNPHPQPNGHLLYMGFQTFQTTAELEPVHRSRASSHGRFSNGLDGGEGEGAKAAAAGGEGPARDTTIHHHIQSSKFGSPPRETPLSPDHDPLTATSGPCGLEAGVGAGTSAALHTHSGVIRSVAVDNQLQALLMEVQFLVEHVKEQDRQLSVSEQWQFAAAVIDRLCLVGFSVFNIICTIAILMAAPNFGEALSKDFL; from the exons ATGTGTCAGGCTCTGGCTCTCTGGCTGTTGATACTCCCTGCTCTGATCCGGG TGTCAGTCCAGGGGCCTCACCAGCGGTTTCTGCTCACGGAGCTGCTGAGGGACTACAACCCCATGGAGAGGCCTGTGGCCAACGACTCCCAGAGTCTCACTGTCCAGTTCTCCTTTACTCTGATGCAGGTCATGGATGTG GATGAAAAGAACCAGATCCTCACCACGAATGCCTGGCTGCAGATG CAGTGGTATGACCACTACCTCCAGTGGAACCAGTCGGAGTACCCTGGAGTTAAGAGCCTGCGATTCACTACTGACCAGGTCTGGACACCTGACATATTACTTTACAACAG TGCTCATGATAAGTTTGATGCTAGCTTTAAGACCAACGTGCTGGTTAACTCCAGTGGCTTCTGTGAGTATCTGCCTCCAG GAATATTTGTCAGCACATGTAACGTGGATGTGCGGTGGTTTCCATTTGACATCCAGCGCTGTGAACTGAAGTTTGGCTCCTGGACGTTTGACGGCTGGCTGCTCGACCTCCAGATGAAGGAGGCAGATGTGTCAGGATACATGACCAATGGAGAGTGGGACCTAGTGG AGGTCCCTGGAGGTCGTCACGAAGTGTTCtatgactgctgtccagagccCTACCCCGATGTCACCTTTGTGGTGACCTTACGAAGGAGGACATTGTTTTACGCTCTCAATCTCCTCATGCCCTGTGTGCTTCTCTCCTCCATGACTCTGGTGGTTTTCCTGCTCCCCGCCAATTCGGGGGAAAAGATCAGCCTAG GCATCACGGTTCTGCTTTCCCTGACTGTCTTCATGCTGATGGTTGCAGAGATTATGCCCGCCACTTCAGATTCTGTGCCCTTGATAG gtcagtacTTTGTGAGCACCATGGTGATTGTCGGGATGTCAGTCGTGGCCACAGTCCTCGTCCTTCAGTGCCATCACCAAAACCCCAACAGAGGACACATGCCACGTTTG GTGAACTTGGTTCTGCTGCAGTGGGTTCCTTGGTTTCTGCGGATGAAGCGtccaggagagggaggggagccgCCTCTTTACAGCTGCCAAGTCGACTCTCAGAACAAGACCCtgtcctcccccaccaccacgcCCATGCCCTCCATCCTCCCCCAGACTCTCAACTCCCTGCAGGCCAGCCTGGCTCAGGTCAACCACCCTCTGTCACACCCACCGCCCCACCGGCCCAACTCTCAAACTGTTATCCTCCCTAATCCCATCCACAGAGATCCCAGCCCCAATCCACACCCACAGCCCAACGGCCATCTGCTTTACATGGGCTTCCAAACCTTCCAGACCACTGCAGAGCTGGAGCCAGTTCACAGGAGCAGAGCCTCAAGTCATGGGAGGTTCAGCAATGGACtggatggaggagaaggagagggagctaaggcagcagcagcaggaggagaaggaccagCTCGAGATACAACTATCCATCACCACATCCAATCTTCCAAGTTTGGGAGCCCCCCACGTGAAACTCCGCTGTCCCCGGACCATGATCCCTTAACCGCAACCTCTGGACCCTGTGGCCTAGAGGCTGGGGTCGGAGCAGGGACATCAGCTGCTCTACATACCCACAGCGGTGTGATCCGGTCTGTGGCAGTGGACAACCAGCTGCAGGCTCTTCTGATGGAGGTGCAGTTTTTAGTGGAGCACGTGAAGGAGCAGGACCGGCAGCTCAGCGTGTCAGAGCAGTGGCAGTTTGCTGCGGCTGTCATCGACCGCCTGTGCCTCGTGGGATTCAGTGTTTTCAACATCATCTGTACCATCGCTATTCTCATGGCTGCACCCAACTTTGGAGAGGCTCTGTCCAAAGATTTCCTCTGA
- the LOC130212777 gene encoding neuronal acetylcholine receptor subunit alpha-7-like isoform X4, which produces MSVQGPHQRFLLTELLRDYNPMERPVANDSQSLTVQFSFTLMQVMDVDEKNQILTTNAWLQMQWYDHYLQWNQSEYPGVKSLRFTTDQVWTPDILLYNSAHDKFDASFKTNVLVNSSGFCEYLPPGIFVSTCNVDVRWFPFDIQRCELKFGSWTFDGWLLDLQMKEADVSGYMTNGEWDLVEVPGGRHEVFYDCCPEPYPDVTFVVTLRRRTLFYALNLLMPCVLLSSMTLVVFLLPANSGEKISLGITVLLSLTVFMLMVAEIMPATSDSVPLIGQYFVSTMVIVGMSVVATVLVLQCHHQNPNRGHMPRLVNLVLLQWVPWFLRMKRPGEGGEPPLYSCQVDSQNKTLSSPTTTPMPSILPQTLNSLQASLAQVNHPLSHPPPHRPNSQTVILPNPIHRDPSPNPHPQPNGHLLYMGFQTFQTTAELEPVHRSRASSHGRFSNGLDGGEGEGAKAAAAGGEGPARDTTIHHHIQSSKFGSPPRETPLSPDHDPLTATSGPCGLEAGVGAGTSAALHTHSGVIRSVAVDNQLQALLMEVQFLVEHVKEQDRQLSVSEQWQFAAAVIDRLCLVGFSVFNIICTIAILMAAPNFGEALSKDFL; this is translated from the exons A TGTCAGTCCAGGGGCCTCACCAGCGGTTTCTGCTCACGGAGCTGCTGAGGGACTACAACCCCATGGAGAGGCCTGTGGCCAACGACTCCCAGAGTCTCACTGTCCAGTTCTCCTTTACTCTGATGCAGGTCATGGATGTG GATGAAAAGAACCAGATCCTCACCACGAATGCCTGGCTGCAGATG CAGTGGTATGACCACTACCTCCAGTGGAACCAGTCGGAGTACCCTGGAGTTAAGAGCCTGCGATTCACTACTGACCAGGTCTGGACACCTGACATATTACTTTACAACAG TGCTCATGATAAGTTTGATGCTAGCTTTAAGACCAACGTGCTGGTTAACTCCAGTGGCTTCTGTGAGTATCTGCCTCCAG GAATATTTGTCAGCACATGTAACGTGGATGTGCGGTGGTTTCCATTTGACATCCAGCGCTGTGAACTGAAGTTTGGCTCCTGGACGTTTGACGGCTGGCTGCTCGACCTCCAGATGAAGGAGGCAGATGTGTCAGGATACATGACCAATGGAGAGTGGGACCTAGTGG AGGTCCCTGGAGGTCGTCACGAAGTGTTCtatgactgctgtccagagccCTACCCCGATGTCACCTTTGTGGTGACCTTACGAAGGAGGACATTGTTTTACGCTCTCAATCTCCTCATGCCCTGTGTGCTTCTCTCCTCCATGACTCTGGTGGTTTTCCTGCTCCCCGCCAATTCGGGGGAAAAGATCAGCCTAG GCATCACGGTTCTGCTTTCCCTGACTGTCTTCATGCTGATGGTTGCAGAGATTATGCCCGCCACTTCAGATTCTGTGCCCTTGATAG gtcagtacTTTGTGAGCACCATGGTGATTGTCGGGATGTCAGTCGTGGCCACAGTCCTCGTCCTTCAGTGCCATCACCAAAACCCCAACAGAGGACACATGCCACGTTTG GTGAACTTGGTTCTGCTGCAGTGGGTTCCTTGGTTTCTGCGGATGAAGCGtccaggagagggaggggagccgCCTCTTTACAGCTGCCAAGTCGACTCTCAGAACAAGACCCtgtcctcccccaccaccacgcCCATGCCCTCCATCCTCCCCCAGACTCTCAACTCCCTGCAGGCCAGCCTGGCTCAGGTCAACCACCCTCTGTCACACCCACCGCCCCACCGGCCCAACTCTCAAACTGTTATCCTCCCTAATCCCATCCACAGAGATCCCAGCCCCAATCCACACCCACAGCCCAACGGCCATCTGCTTTACATGGGCTTCCAAACCTTCCAGACCACTGCAGAGCTGGAGCCAGTTCACAGGAGCAGAGCCTCAAGTCATGGGAGGTTCAGCAATGGACtggatggaggagaaggagagggagctaaggcagcagcagcaggaggagaaggaccagCTCGAGATACAACTATCCATCACCACATCCAATCTTCCAAGTTTGGGAGCCCCCCACGTGAAACTCCGCTGTCCCCGGACCATGATCCCTTAACCGCAACCTCTGGACCCTGTGGCCTAGAGGCTGGGGTCGGAGCAGGGACATCAGCTGCTCTACATACCCACAGCGGTGTGATCCGGTCTGTGGCAGTGGACAACCAGCTGCAGGCTCTTCTGATGGAGGTGCAGTTTTTAGTGGAGCACGTGAAGGAGCAGGACCGGCAGCTCAGCGTGTCAGAGCAGTGGCAGTTTGCTGCGGCTGTCATCGACCGCCTGTGCCTCGTGGGATTCAGTGTTTTCAACATCATCTGTACCATCGCTATTCTCATGGCTGCACCCAACTTTGGAGAGGCTCTGTCCAAAGATTTCCTCTGA
- the LOC130212777 gene encoding neuronal acetylcholine receptor subunit alpha-7-like isoform X2, with product MNHMCQALALWLLILPALIRVSVQGPHQRFLLTELLRDYNPMERPVANDSQSLTVQFSFTLMQVMDVDEKNQILTTNAWLQMWYDHYLQWNQSEYPGVKSLRFTTDQVWTPDILLYNSAHDKFDASFKTNVLVNSSGFCEYLPPGIFVSTCNVDVRWFPFDIQRCELKFGSWTFDGWLLDLQMKEADVSGYMTNGEWDLVEVPGGRHEVFYDCCPEPYPDVTFVVTLRRRTLFYALNLLMPCVLLSSMTLVVFLLPANSGEKISLGITVLLSLTVFMLMVAEIMPATSDSVPLIGQYFVSTMVIVGMSVVATVLVLQCHHQNPNRGHMPRLVNLVLLQWVPWFLRMKRPGEGGEPPLYSCQVDSQNKTLSSPTTTPMPSILPQTLNSLQASLAQVNHPLSHPPPHRPNSQTVILPNPIHRDPSPNPHPQPNGHLLYMGFQTFQTTAELEPVHRSRASSHGRFSNGLDGGEGEGAKAAAAGGEGPARDTTIHHHIQSSKFGSPPRETPLSPDHDPLTATSGPCGLEAGVGAGTSAALHTHSGVIRSVAVDNQLQALLMEVQFLVEHVKEQDRQLSVSEQWQFAAAVIDRLCLVGFSVFNIICTIAILMAAPNFGEALSKDFL from the exons ATGAATCA TATGTGTCAGGCTCTGGCTCTCTGGCTGTTGATACTCCCTGCTCTGATCCGGG TGTCAGTCCAGGGGCCTCACCAGCGGTTTCTGCTCACGGAGCTGCTGAGGGACTACAACCCCATGGAGAGGCCTGTGGCCAACGACTCCCAGAGTCTCACTGTCCAGTTCTCCTTTACTCTGATGCAGGTCATGGATGTG GATGAAAAGAACCAGATCCTCACCACGAATGCCTGGCTGCAGATG TGGTATGACCACTACCTCCAGTGGAACCAGTCGGAGTACCCTGGAGTTAAGAGCCTGCGATTCACTACTGACCAGGTCTGGACACCTGACATATTACTTTACAACAG TGCTCATGATAAGTTTGATGCTAGCTTTAAGACCAACGTGCTGGTTAACTCCAGTGGCTTCTGTGAGTATCTGCCTCCAG GAATATTTGTCAGCACATGTAACGTGGATGTGCGGTGGTTTCCATTTGACATCCAGCGCTGTGAACTGAAGTTTGGCTCCTGGACGTTTGACGGCTGGCTGCTCGACCTCCAGATGAAGGAGGCAGATGTGTCAGGATACATGACCAATGGAGAGTGGGACCTAGTGG AGGTCCCTGGAGGTCGTCACGAAGTGTTCtatgactgctgtccagagccCTACCCCGATGTCACCTTTGTGGTGACCTTACGAAGGAGGACATTGTTTTACGCTCTCAATCTCCTCATGCCCTGTGTGCTTCTCTCCTCCATGACTCTGGTGGTTTTCCTGCTCCCCGCCAATTCGGGGGAAAAGATCAGCCTAG GCATCACGGTTCTGCTTTCCCTGACTGTCTTCATGCTGATGGTTGCAGAGATTATGCCCGCCACTTCAGATTCTGTGCCCTTGATAG gtcagtacTTTGTGAGCACCATGGTGATTGTCGGGATGTCAGTCGTGGCCACAGTCCTCGTCCTTCAGTGCCATCACCAAAACCCCAACAGAGGACACATGCCACGTTTG GTGAACTTGGTTCTGCTGCAGTGGGTTCCTTGGTTTCTGCGGATGAAGCGtccaggagagggaggggagccgCCTCTTTACAGCTGCCAAGTCGACTCTCAGAACAAGACCCtgtcctcccccaccaccacgcCCATGCCCTCCATCCTCCCCCAGACTCTCAACTCCCTGCAGGCCAGCCTGGCTCAGGTCAACCACCCTCTGTCACACCCACCGCCCCACCGGCCCAACTCTCAAACTGTTATCCTCCCTAATCCCATCCACAGAGATCCCAGCCCCAATCCACACCCACAGCCCAACGGCCATCTGCTTTACATGGGCTTCCAAACCTTCCAGACCACTGCAGAGCTGGAGCCAGTTCACAGGAGCAGAGCCTCAAGTCATGGGAGGTTCAGCAATGGACtggatggaggagaaggagagggagctaaggcagcagcagcaggaggagaaggaccagCTCGAGATACAACTATCCATCACCACATCCAATCTTCCAAGTTTGGGAGCCCCCCACGTGAAACTCCGCTGTCCCCGGACCATGATCCCTTAACCGCAACCTCTGGACCCTGTGGCCTAGAGGCTGGGGTCGGAGCAGGGACATCAGCTGCTCTACATACCCACAGCGGTGTGATCCGGTCTGTGGCAGTGGACAACCAGCTGCAGGCTCTTCTGATGGAGGTGCAGTTTTTAGTGGAGCACGTGAAGGAGCAGGACCGGCAGCTCAGCGTGTCAGAGCAGTGGCAGTTTGCTGCGGCTGTCATCGACCGCCTGTGCCTCGTGGGATTCAGTGTTTTCAACATCATCTGTACCATCGCTATTCTCATGGCTGCACCCAACTTTGGAGAGGCTCTGTCCAAAGATTTCCTCTGA
- the LOC130212777 gene encoding neuronal acetylcholine receptor subunit alpha-7-like isoform X1 gives MNHMCQALALWLLILPALIRVSVQGPHQRFLLTELLRDYNPMERPVANDSQSLTVQFSFTLMQVMDVDEKNQILTTNAWLQMQWYDHYLQWNQSEYPGVKSLRFTTDQVWTPDILLYNSAHDKFDASFKTNVLVNSSGFCEYLPPGIFVSTCNVDVRWFPFDIQRCELKFGSWTFDGWLLDLQMKEADVSGYMTNGEWDLVEVPGGRHEVFYDCCPEPYPDVTFVVTLRRRTLFYALNLLMPCVLLSSMTLVVFLLPANSGEKISLGITVLLSLTVFMLMVAEIMPATSDSVPLIGQYFVSTMVIVGMSVVATVLVLQCHHQNPNRGHMPRLVNLVLLQWVPWFLRMKRPGEGGEPPLYSCQVDSQNKTLSSPTTTPMPSILPQTLNSLQASLAQVNHPLSHPPPHRPNSQTVILPNPIHRDPSPNPHPQPNGHLLYMGFQTFQTTAELEPVHRSRASSHGRFSNGLDGGEGEGAKAAAAGGEGPARDTTIHHHIQSSKFGSPPRETPLSPDHDPLTATSGPCGLEAGVGAGTSAALHTHSGVIRSVAVDNQLQALLMEVQFLVEHVKEQDRQLSVSEQWQFAAAVIDRLCLVGFSVFNIICTIAILMAAPNFGEALSKDFL, from the exons ATGAATCA TATGTGTCAGGCTCTGGCTCTCTGGCTGTTGATACTCCCTGCTCTGATCCGGG TGTCAGTCCAGGGGCCTCACCAGCGGTTTCTGCTCACGGAGCTGCTGAGGGACTACAACCCCATGGAGAGGCCTGTGGCCAACGACTCCCAGAGTCTCACTGTCCAGTTCTCCTTTACTCTGATGCAGGTCATGGATGTG GATGAAAAGAACCAGATCCTCACCACGAATGCCTGGCTGCAGATG CAGTGGTATGACCACTACCTCCAGTGGAACCAGTCGGAGTACCCTGGAGTTAAGAGCCTGCGATTCACTACTGACCAGGTCTGGACACCTGACATATTACTTTACAACAG TGCTCATGATAAGTTTGATGCTAGCTTTAAGACCAACGTGCTGGTTAACTCCAGTGGCTTCTGTGAGTATCTGCCTCCAG GAATATTTGTCAGCACATGTAACGTGGATGTGCGGTGGTTTCCATTTGACATCCAGCGCTGTGAACTGAAGTTTGGCTCCTGGACGTTTGACGGCTGGCTGCTCGACCTCCAGATGAAGGAGGCAGATGTGTCAGGATACATGACCAATGGAGAGTGGGACCTAGTGG AGGTCCCTGGAGGTCGTCACGAAGTGTTCtatgactgctgtccagagccCTACCCCGATGTCACCTTTGTGGTGACCTTACGAAGGAGGACATTGTTTTACGCTCTCAATCTCCTCATGCCCTGTGTGCTTCTCTCCTCCATGACTCTGGTGGTTTTCCTGCTCCCCGCCAATTCGGGGGAAAAGATCAGCCTAG GCATCACGGTTCTGCTTTCCCTGACTGTCTTCATGCTGATGGTTGCAGAGATTATGCCCGCCACTTCAGATTCTGTGCCCTTGATAG gtcagtacTTTGTGAGCACCATGGTGATTGTCGGGATGTCAGTCGTGGCCACAGTCCTCGTCCTTCAGTGCCATCACCAAAACCCCAACAGAGGACACATGCCACGTTTG GTGAACTTGGTTCTGCTGCAGTGGGTTCCTTGGTTTCTGCGGATGAAGCGtccaggagagggaggggagccgCCTCTTTACAGCTGCCAAGTCGACTCTCAGAACAAGACCCtgtcctcccccaccaccacgcCCATGCCCTCCATCCTCCCCCAGACTCTCAACTCCCTGCAGGCCAGCCTGGCTCAGGTCAACCACCCTCTGTCACACCCACCGCCCCACCGGCCCAACTCTCAAACTGTTATCCTCCCTAATCCCATCCACAGAGATCCCAGCCCCAATCCACACCCACAGCCCAACGGCCATCTGCTTTACATGGGCTTCCAAACCTTCCAGACCACTGCAGAGCTGGAGCCAGTTCACAGGAGCAGAGCCTCAAGTCATGGGAGGTTCAGCAATGGACtggatggaggagaaggagagggagctaaggcagcagcagcaggaggagaaggaccagCTCGAGATACAACTATCCATCACCACATCCAATCTTCCAAGTTTGGGAGCCCCCCACGTGAAACTCCGCTGTCCCCGGACCATGATCCCTTAACCGCAACCTCTGGACCCTGTGGCCTAGAGGCTGGGGTCGGAGCAGGGACATCAGCTGCTCTACATACCCACAGCGGTGTGATCCGGTCTGTGGCAGTGGACAACCAGCTGCAGGCTCTTCTGATGGAGGTGCAGTTTTTAGTGGAGCACGTGAAGGAGCAGGACCGGCAGCTCAGCGTGTCAGAGCAGTGGCAGTTTGCTGCGGCTGTCATCGACCGCCTGTGCCTCGTGGGATTCAGTGTTTTCAACATCATCTGTACCATCGCTATTCTCATGGCTGCACCCAACTTTGGAGAGGCTCTGTCCAAAGATTTCCTCTGA